DNA sequence from the Nocardia fluminea genome:
ACCAGAGCTTCCTCGGCCCGAAGCTCAACTGCGGCAAGGCGACCTCGCCCAACTGCACCACCGACATGTTGTTGTTCGAGGTGACCGGAGACAAGAAGACAGCACCCGTCTCCGGCGGGTACATCACCCCGAGCCCTGAGGTCCTCGCACTGATCCCGGGTGCGGCGTAACCCACCGGCCTGCGGCTACCGATAGAAAACAGGGCACATGGGCCAGTTCTTGCAGTTCGTCTTCCTAGGTCTGTCGACCGGCGCGGTGTACGCGGTCCTGGCCACGTCGCTCGTCGGCGTGCACGCCGCGACGGGAATCATCAATTTCGCCCAGGGCGCGTTCGCCTTGTGGGCGGTCTATGTCGTGGCCGCGCTGCGGACCGACGGGACATTCGTCCTGCCGGTCGGCAGTATCGCGCTGGGCAGTGAGGATCACCCGACGCCCATGGCGGCGGCGATCGCGCTGGGAATCGCCTCCGCGACGGCATGGGCGTTGCTGGCACATCTGGTGGTGTTCCGGCCCCTGCGGCACGCGCCGGTGCTGGCGCAGGTGGTCGCCTCGGTCGGACTGATGTTGTTCATCCAGGCGCTGGTGGGACTACGGTTCGATACCGAAAACCTCTTCGCCACACCGATTCTGCCGGAGAGCACGGTGACGGTGGCCGGGGCGCTGGTCAACGTGTCCGACCTCGTTCTGGCGGCGATCGCGATCGCGATCGCCGTCGGGCTGCGGGCCTACTTCACGCTCACCACCGCCGGCATCGCGACTCGCGCGGGCTCGGAAGACGAGCTCGCCGCACGCCTTACCGGATATTCACCCGACCGGCTGGCCGCGATCGTCTGGGCGATCACCGGCGCCGCCTGCGGGCTGATCGGGGTGCTCGCCGCCTTCACCATCGGGTTGAACGAGACGAGCTACACCTTCTACGTGATCCCGGCACTGGCGGCGGCACTGGTCGGTCGGCTGTCGTCGTTCGGCGTGGCCTGTGCGGCCGGATTGACCTTGGGCTCGTTCCAGGCGGTCATTCTCTGGGTCGATACCAAGGACTGGTGGCCGAATTGGGCACAGACCGGGCTCGGCGACGCGGTGCCGTTCGTCATCGTCATCGTCGCGTTGTTCCTGCTCGGCGGCCGGATACCGGCTCGTGGATCGCTCGGTGCAGTGAAGATGCCCTCCGTGCGTATCCCCCGGGTCACGATCACGCGGACCCTGGCGGTCCTGGCAGTCGCGGTCCTGGCCATAGTCCTGACCAGCGGGACGTGGCGCTACGGCGTCGTCACCTCGATCATTTTGTCGCTGATCGCACTGTCGCTGGTGTTGCTGACCGGATACCTCGGGCAGATCTCGCTGGCGAGTATGGCTTTCGCCGGCACCGCGGGCTTCGCATTGTCGAAATTGTCCACCGAATGGCACGTTCCGTTTCCGCTGGGCATCATCGCGGCAGCCTTGACAGCCACCGCATTAGGGATTCTGGTCGCGGTACCAGCTTTGCGCATCCGCGGCGCCCAATTGGCGGTAGTGACTTTGGCCGCGGCACTGGCGATTCAGAGCTTCGTGTTCAACAACCCCTCGCTGACTCCCGCGCAGGGCAACATCATCACCGACCCGACTGTGTTCGGCCTCGATCTGGGCGTGCGTGACGGCACAACCCTTGTCACACTGAATTTTTCGCTGATGGTCCTGGTGGTCGTCGCGATCTGCACCGTGGCGGTGATGCGGATCATGGCGGGCGCGACCGGCCGGGCGATGTTGGCGGTGCGGTCCAACGAGCGCGCGGCGGCATCCGTCGGCATCGACGTCGCCGCGACAAAATTGCTCGGATTCGCGGTCTCGGCGTTCCTGGCCGGCATCGGCGGTTGCCTGATCGGCTACAGCAGAGGGCAGCTCTCGGCGGGATCGTTCACCGTGATGATCGGCCTGACACTGCTGGCGATGACGTACGTCGGCGGCATCACCTCCGTGTCGGGCGCGTTCATCGCCGGCACCGTCGGCCCGCTGGGCGTCGTCTATGTGTTTCTCAACCAGACGCTCGAGCTCGGCGAATACTACGAGGTCATCGCGGCGAGTGCGTTGTTGGTGATGGCGGTGCTGAACCCGGTCGGCGTGGCGGGGGTGGTCACCTCGGCGATCGAGTGGCTCACCGCGGCGCTCGCACGCCGCAACGGACGTGCGATCACCGGCGATGAGGTCACCGACTCGGGAAGGAAGGCGACAGCCCATGTCCGATAGCGTCCAATCTCTCTTGCGGACACACGGATTGTCGGTTCGCTACGGCGGCGTCGCGGCCAACACCGAGATCGATATCGCCGTCGACGCCGGGCAGATCGTGGGTCTGATCGGACCCAACGGAGCGGGCAAGACGACATTCGTCGACGCGGTCACCGGCTTCACCCCGTACACCGGAAGCGTCACCCTCGCGGGCACCTCGCTCGACCGCCTCGGCACGCATCGACGACGACGCGCCGGCTTGGCCCGAACCTGGCAGGCGGGAGAGCTTTTCGGTGACCTCACGGTGGCCCAGAATCTCGCCGTCGCGATTCAGCCGACCGGTCTGCGCACACTGTTCGCCGATATCATCGGCGGTTCCGCGCCGCCGAACGAGATCATCCACGCGGCCCTGGATCTGGTGGGTGTGCCCGGCGTCGCGGCTCAGCGTCCCGGCGAATTGACCCTCGGGCAGCAGAAACTGGTCGGGGTGGCGCGCGCTCTGGTCGGCGGTTCGACAGTGGTGCTGCTCGATGAACCCGCCGCGGGGCTCGACACGCACGAGAGCCAGGACTTCGGCC
Encoded proteins:
- a CDS encoding ABC transporter permease; translation: MGQFLQFVFLGLSTGAVYAVLATSLVGVHAATGIINFAQGAFALWAVYVVAALRTDGTFVLPVGSIALGSEDHPTPMAAAIALGIASATAWALLAHLVVFRPLRHAPVLAQVVASVGLMLFIQALVGLRFDTENLFATPILPESTVTVAGALVNVSDLVLAAIAIAIAVGLRAYFTLTTAGIATRAGSEDELAARLTGYSPDRLAAIVWAITGAACGLIGVLAAFTIGLNETSYTFYVIPALAAALVGRLSSFGVACAAGLTLGSFQAVILWVDTKDWWPNWAQTGLGDAVPFVIVIVALFLLGGRIPARGSLGAVKMPSVRIPRVTITRTLAVLAVAVLAIVLTSGTWRYGVVTSIILSLIALSLVLLTGYLGQISLASMAFAGTAGFALSKLSTEWHVPFPLGIIAAALTATALGILVAVPALRIRGAQLAVVTLAAALAIQSFVFNNPSLTPAQGNIITDPTVFGLDLGVRDGTTLVTLNFSLMVLVVVAICTVAVMRIMAGATGRAMLAVRSNERAAASVGIDVAATKLLGFAVSAFLAGIGGCLIGYSRGQLSAGSFTVMIGLTLLAMTYVGGITSVSGAFIAGTVGPLGVVYVFLNQTLELGEYYEVIAASALLVMAVLNPVGVAGVVTSAIEWLTAALARRNGRAITGDEVTDSGRKATAHVR
- a CDS encoding ABC transporter ATP-binding protein; translated protein: MSDSVQSLLRTHGLSVRYGGVAANTEIDIAVDAGQIVGLIGPNGAGKTTFVDAVTGFTPYTGSVTLAGTSLDRLGTHRRRRAGLARTWQAGELFGDLTVAQNLAVAIQPTGLRTLFADIIGGSAPPNEIIHAALDLVGVPGVAAQRPGELTLGQQKLVGVARALVGGSTVVLLDEPAAGLDTHESQDFGRHLRRIATAGVGVLLIDHDMSLVLDTCARLYVLDFGVVIAVGEPTRIREDPRVIAAYLGTAGADAADAARPAGDSE